One segment of Pontibacter akesuensis DNA contains the following:
- a CDS encoding NADH-quinone oxidoreductase subunit D — protein MASSIYKNYLLQSEPNKFSLDNLRAGEMIVNMGPQHPSTHGVLRLEVVTDGEIIQDVVPHVGYLHRCFEKHAENMAYKQTIPYVDRMDYLAAMNSEHVWCMGVEKLLGITDQIPKRVEYIRVLVTELNRIASHFVAIGTYAIDIGAFTPFLWLLRDREHIQRLLEWVCGARMLYNYIWVGGLYYDLPIGFEERCREFIDYLQPKLDELDTILLSNKIFIDRTANVGILPLDVAINYACSGPMLRGSGLRHDLRRVDGYSVYPELEFEVPIGQGLAGTTGDCWDRNYVRALECRESIKIISQCLDRLTTDYKRTPDFDPQAACPKKMRMTGSQELYFRGETPRGELGYYFRTTDRSDVPFRAKGRAPSFVNLSVLHEISRGCMVADLIAIVGSVDIVLGELDR, from the coding sequence GTGGCCTCATCCATCTACAAAAACTACCTGCTGCAGTCAGAGCCGAACAAGTTTAGCCTGGATAACCTGAGGGCCGGTGAGATGATTGTGAACATGGGGCCGCAGCACCCGAGTACGCACGGCGTGCTGCGCCTGGAGGTGGTCACAGATGGGGAGATCATCCAGGACGTGGTGCCGCACGTGGGCTACCTGCACCGCTGTTTCGAGAAGCACGCCGAAAACATGGCCTACAAACAGACCATCCCCTATGTGGACCGCATGGATTACCTGGCTGCCATGAACTCCGAGCATGTGTGGTGTATGGGCGTGGAGAAGCTGCTGGGCATCACCGACCAAATTCCGAAGCGGGTGGAGTATATCCGGGTGCTGGTAACGGAGCTGAACCGCATTGCCTCGCACTTTGTAGCCATCGGCACCTATGCCATTGATATCGGTGCTTTCACGCCTTTCCTGTGGCTGCTGCGCGACAGGGAGCATATTCAGCGCCTGCTGGAGTGGGTGTGCGGCGCACGCATGCTGTACAACTACATCTGGGTAGGCGGCTTATACTATGATTTGCCAATAGGTTTCGAGGAGCGCTGCCGTGAGTTTATTGACTATCTGCAGCCAAAGCTCGACGAACTCGACACCATCCTGCTAAGCAACAAAATCTTTATCGACCGCACGGCCAACGTGGGTATACTTCCGCTGGATGTGGCGATCAACTACGCCTGCTCCGGCCCGATGCTGCGCGGCTCCGGCCTAAGGCACGACCTGCGCCGCGTAGACGGCTACAGCGTATACCCTGAGCTGGAGTTTGAGGTGCCGATTGGTCAGGGGCTGGCCGGCACCACCGGCGATTGCTGGGACCGCAACTATGTGCGTGCGCTGGAGTGCCGGGAGTCCATCAAAATTATCAGCCAATGCCTCGACCGCCTCACCACCGACTACAAGCGCACGCCCGACTTTGACCCTCAGGCCGCCTGTCCCAAGAAAATGCGCATGACCGGAAGCCAGGAACTATACTTCCGGGGCGAAACACCGCGCGGCGAACTGGGCTACTACTTCCGCACCACCGATCGCAGCGACGTGCCCTTCCGCGCCAAAGGCCGTGCCCCAAGCTTCGTAAACCTCTCGGTGCTGCACGAGATCAGCCGGGGCTGTATGGTAGCGGATCTGATCGCCATCGTGGGCTCTGTGGATATTGTGCTGGGAGAGCTGGATCGGTAA
- a CDS encoding LutB/LldF family L-lactate oxidation iron-sulfur protein, whose amino-acid sequence MSKLKQFLLDAETKSFDQGHRATIKFNIGKYNAAVQRGLTQYSDHELARERGSFIKTNTINNLDKYLMEFESNFTARGGKVIWARDAQEALKEIGEIMKRKRARSIVKSKSMTTEEIHLNDYLEKNGIETVETDLGEYIVQLAEQRPYHIVTPAMHMSKKDIADLFVRKLGIPPTDNAEELVGVARRLLREKYTSAEVGITGGNFLIADIGGVAVTENEGNGRLSTTFPKTHIAIVGIEKMIPSVMDLDLFWPLLSTSGTGQNVTVYNTIFTGPRQPKEKDGPEEMYVILLDNGRTELLALPEKREALNCIRCGACLNVCPVYKNIGGHTYETTYSGPIGSVITPHLSGMAENKHLSYASSLCGACTSVCPVKINIHNLLLLNRKQSVDQGMADSQETTVMKFWLKAMKSRTLLNLAPAGIKNFVLKRVLKDTWSKRREPLHVPKKSFNQLWKEQRG is encoded by the coding sequence ATGAGCAAACTGAAGCAATTTCTGCTGGACGCAGAGACAAAATCATTCGACCAGGGCCACCGCGCCACCATCAAATTCAACATCGGCAAGTATAACGCCGCTGTGCAGCGTGGCCTTACCCAATATTCTGACCATGAACTGGCCCGGGAGCGCGGTTCTTTCATCAAGACAAATACCATCAACAACCTTGATAAGTACCTGATGGAGTTCGAGTCTAACTTTACCGCCCGTGGGGGCAAGGTAATCTGGGCCCGCGACGCGCAGGAGGCTTTAAAGGAGATTGGGGAGATCATGAAGCGCAAGCGCGCCCGCTCCATCGTGAAGTCTAAGTCGATGACGACTGAGGAGATTCACCTGAACGATTACCTGGAGAAGAACGGCATCGAGACGGTGGAAACCGATTTGGGCGAGTACATTGTGCAGCTGGCCGAGCAGCGGCCGTACCATATCGTGACGCCTGCCATGCACATGTCTAAGAAAGACATTGCCGACCTGTTTGTGCGCAAGCTGGGCATCCCTCCTACCGACAACGCTGAGGAGCTGGTAGGGGTAGCTCGCAGGCTGCTGCGCGAGAAGTATACGTCGGCCGAGGTAGGCATAACTGGCGGCAACTTTTTGATCGCCGACATCGGGGGCGTGGCCGTAACGGAGAACGAAGGAAACGGACGCCTCTCCACCACCTTCCCGAAGACGCACATCGCCATCGTGGGAATCGAGAAAATGATTCCGTCCGTCATGGACCTGGACCTTTTCTGGCCCCTGCTTAGCACCAGCGGCACCGGGCAGAACGTGACGGTGTACAACACCATCTTTACGGGTCCGCGCCAACCGAAGGAGAAGGACGGCCCGGAGGAGATGTACGTGATACTGCTCGATAACGGCCGCACAGAACTACTGGCCCTGCCCGAAAAGCGCGAAGCCCTGAACTGCATCCGCTGCGGTGCCTGCCTGAACGTGTGCCCGGTGTACAAAAACATCGGCGGCCACACGTACGAAACCACCTACAGCGGCCCAATCGGGTCAGTCATCACGCCACACCTGAGTGGGATGGCCGAAAACAAGCACCTCAGTTATGCCAGCTCCCTTTGCGGTGCCTGCACCTCGGTTTGCCCGGTCAAGATCAACATCCACAACCTGCTGCTGCTCAACCGCAAGCAGAGCGTAGACCAGGGCATGGCCGATAGCCAGGAAACAACCGTAATGAAGTTCTGGCTGAAAGCCATGAAGAGCCGCACGCTACTGAACCTGGCGCCAGCGGGCATCAAGAACTTCGTGCTGAAGCGCGTGCTGAAAGATACCTGGAGCAAGCGCCGCGAACCGCTACACGTGCCTAAAAAATCATTCAACCAACTCTGGAAAGAGCAAAGAGGATAA
- a CDS encoding M28 family peptidase: MRNNLYACLLLAALGYGCAQTPSASKGPITDAAKLSEAAPTYAATITAADLSKHLTIIASDEYEGRNTGEKGQKMAAEYISREFREDGLTGPVQSNTTNPYYQTFDLEKSQWGDGYMTVGKEKYLMMQDFFVLGSSPFQTEQAVDVVFAGYGIDDAKYSDYNNLDVKGKVLVVLAGEPKGPNGNYLISGTDKASDWGNDYRSKRNAATKRGAKAVMIVTGTNPGEFNSLTQRYKAYANRPSIGLKSSNENPSAATMFISPVAGASLLGTTTEKLIGYNKQVATAGKPVAATFTAAKDVKIMTERKSEPLPTENVLGYIEGSDKKDEVVVVTAHYDHVGVEEALEGDKIFNGANDDGSGTVAVLELAEAFAQAKKDGYGPRRSVLFMTVTAEEKGLLGSEYYSENPIFPLANTVANVNIDMIGRMDYEHEKTNDSNYIYSIGADKLSSELHQINEAMNEKYVNLKLDYTFNDENDPNRFYYRSDHYNFAKHGIPIVFYFNGVHDDYHKPSDEVDKIIFESAEKVARLAFHVTWELANRDNRIVVDSNKK, encoded by the coding sequence ATGAGAAATAATCTCTATGCTTGCTTGCTGCTGGCTGCCCTCGGCTATGGCTGTGCCCAGACGCCCAGCGCCAGCAAAGGCCCCATAACCGACGCGGCAAAACTGAGCGAAGCGGCTCCTACGTATGCGGCCACCATCACGGCGGCAGACCTGTCAAAGCACCTCACCATCATCGCTTCGGATGAGTACGAAGGCCGCAACACCGGCGAGAAAGGCCAGAAAATGGCAGCAGAATACATCTCCCGCGAGTTTCGGGAGGATGGCCTGACAGGACCGGTGCAAAGCAATACCACCAACCCCTATTACCAAACCTTCGACCTGGAGAAGAGCCAGTGGGGTGATGGCTACATGACAGTGGGCAAGGAAAAGTACCTGATGATGCAGGATTTCTTTGTGCTCGGCAGCTCCCCTTTCCAGACAGAGCAGGCTGTGGATGTGGTTTTTGCCGGTTACGGTATTGACGACGCCAAGTACTCGGACTACAACAACCTGGATGTAAAAGGGAAAGTACTCGTGGTACTGGCCGGCGAGCCGAAAGGCCCGAACGGAAACTACCTGATCAGCGGCACCGATAAAGCTTCTGACTGGGGCAACGACTACCGTTCTAAGCGCAACGCGGCTACCAAGCGCGGCGCAAAGGCGGTAATGATCGTGACGGGCACCAACCCGGGCGAGTTCAACAGCCTCACGCAGCGCTATAAGGCCTATGCCAACCGTCCGTCTATCGGGCTGAAGAGCAGCAACGAGAACCCAAGCGCAGCCACCATGTTCATCTCGCCGGTGGCGGGAGCATCTTTACTGGGCACTACCACCGAGAAACTGATCGGCTATAACAAGCAGGTTGCCACAGCAGGCAAGCCTGTTGCCGCCACCTTCACCGCCGCCAAGGATGTGAAGATTATGACAGAGCGCAAATCTGAGCCGCTGCCAACAGAAAACGTGCTGGGCTACATTGAGGGTTCTGACAAGAAAGACGAAGTGGTGGTGGTAACCGCACACTATGACCACGTAGGCGTGGAAGAAGCTTTGGAAGGTGACAAAATCTTTAACGGCGCGAACGACGACGGCTCCGGCACGGTGGCTGTGCTGGAACTGGCCGAGGCATTTGCACAGGCCAAGAAAGACGGTTATGGCCCGCGCCGCAGCGTGTTGTTTATGACGGTTACCGCTGAGGAAAAAGGCTTGCTGGGCTCTGAGTACTATTCGGAGAACCCGATCTTCCCGCTCGCGAACACGGTGGCCAACGTTAACATCGACATGATCGGCCGCATGGACTATGAGCACGAGAAGACCAACGACAGCAACTACATCTACTCGATCGGTGCTGACAAGCTTTCTTCAGAATTGCACCAGATTAACGAGGCGATGAACGAGAAGTACGTGAACCTGAAGCTCGATTATACTTTCAACGACGAGAACGACCCAAACCGTTTCTACTACCGCTCGGACCACTACAACTTCGCCAAGCACGGCATTCCGATTGTGTTCTATTTTAACGGGGTGCACGATGATTACCACAAGCCAAGCGACGAGGTAGACAAAATCATCTTCGAGAGCGCCGAAAAGGTAGCGCGCCTCGCGTTCCACGTGACTTGGGAACTGGCTAACCGCGACAACCGCATTGTGGTGGACAGCAATAAGAAATAG
- the ispF gene encoding 2-C-methyl-D-erythritol 2,4-cyclodiphosphate synthase produces the protein MKLKIRTGFGYDVHQLQEGLDFWLGGIKIPHTHGALGHSDADVLIHVICDALLGAANMRDIGFHFSDKDPKYKGIDSKILLKEVVQLLAKEGYEIGNIDSTVCLQEPKVNPHIPTMKTCLAEVMGIPEEDISIKATTTEQLGFVGKKEGVAAYATVLIVKE, from the coding sequence ATGAAACTAAAGATAAGAACCGGCTTCGGCTATGATGTGCACCAACTGCAGGAAGGGCTTGATTTCTGGCTCGGCGGCATCAAAATACCGCACACGCACGGGGCGCTCGGCCACTCCGACGCCGATGTGCTCATCCACGTGATTTGCGATGCCTTGCTCGGCGCCGCGAACATGCGCGATATAGGCTTCCACTTCTCCGATAAGGACCCTAAGTATAAAGGCATCGACTCTAAGATATTGCTAAAAGAGGTGGTGCAGCTATTGGCTAAGGAGGGCTACGAAATTGGCAACATCGACTCTACCGTGTGCCTGCAGGAGCCAAAGGTGAACCCGCACATCCCCACCATGAAAACCTGCTTGGCCGAGGTAATGGGCATTCCGGAAGAGGATATCTCCATCAAAGCCACCACCACCGAACAGCTTGGCTTTGTGGGCAAGAAAGAGGGCGTGGCGGCTTATGCAACCGTGCTCATCGTAAAAGAGTAG
- a CDS encoding DUF2243 domain-containing protein yields the protein MDLTEQHQVDTSRSRWVGVLLGVGVMAAVDEIIFHQLLAWHHFYDQSTPAIGLLTDGLLHAAELVAIVAGFFMLSDLHYRRALAANWAWAGFFLGLGGFQLFDGIVDHKVLRLHQVRYGVEDILPYDIAWNLAGVILLAIGAWLTWRARSAQHHTAN from the coding sequence ATGGACCTAACTGAGCAACATCAGGTTGATACGAGCCGATCCCGGTGGGTGGGGGTACTGCTAGGGGTTGGCGTGATGGCCGCCGTAGATGAGATCATCTTTCACCAGCTCCTGGCCTGGCACCACTTCTACGACCAGTCCACGCCAGCCATCGGTTTGCTGACCGACGGTCTGTTGCATGCCGCAGAATTGGTGGCGATTGTGGCAGGCTTCTTTATGCTCTCCGACTTACACTACCGGCGCGCACTGGCCGCTAATTGGGCATGGGCCGGTTTCTTCCTGGGGCTGGGTGGGTTTCAGTTGTTCGATGGCATTGTAGACCACAAGGTGCTGCGCCTGCACCAGGTTCGGTATGGCGTGGAAGATATTCTGCCGTACGACATCGCCTGGAACTTGGCTGGAGTTATACTTCTGGCGATAGGAGCCTGGCTAACCTGGCGTGCCCGGTCTGCACAGCATCATACAGCAAACTAA
- a CDS encoding cytochrome c oxidase assembly protein yields the protein MTGQHMDMGSASMASYLVPWLLVAVLLGAYVFAVLQQQRAGKQWSRWRTASFILGCSLLVIAMAPGLAQYAHHDLRGHMVQHLLVGMLAPLGLVLAAPVTLALRTLPVSAARSITALLKSRPVHWLGHPVPALLLNIGGMYLLYLTPLYTLTLTNPFLHHLVHAHFLLAGCLFVWAIAGPDFNPNRAGKYTRLAVLFVSMAAHAYLSKFMYAYVWPRNTPHDVAQIQEAAQLMYYGGDFAELLLVIAFFASWYQRRNPHAFKLQPV from the coding sequence ATGACAGGGCAGCACATGGACATGGGTTCCGCAAGTATGGCATCGTACCTGGTGCCGTGGCTGCTGGTGGCGGTGCTGTTGGGAGCTTACGTGTTTGCAGTGCTACAGCAGCAACGGGCCGGGAAGCAGTGGAGCCGCTGGCGTACGGCGAGTTTTATACTTGGGTGCAGCCTGTTAGTGATAGCCATGGCACCGGGGCTGGCGCAGTATGCGCACCACGATTTGCGCGGCCACATGGTGCAGCACCTGCTGGTGGGCATGCTGGCCCCGCTGGGTTTGGTCTTAGCCGCTCCTGTCACGCTGGCCCTGCGCACGCTGCCCGTTTCAGCCGCCCGAAGTATAACTGCCCTGCTTAAGAGCCGCCCTGTGCATTGGCTGGGCCATCCTGTCCCGGCGCTGTTGCTGAACATCGGCGGCATGTACCTGCTTTACCTAACGCCGCTTTACACTCTAACCTTAACCAATCCTTTCCTGCATCACCTGGTGCACGCCCACTTTCTGCTGGCGGGTTGCCTGTTTGTGTGGGCCATCGCAGGCCCAGATTTCAATCCAAACCGCGCAGGAAAGTATACCCGGCTGGCGGTGCTGTTTGTAAGTATGGCGGCGCACGCGTACCTCAGCAAGTTCATGTACGCCTATGTCTGGCCCCGCAACACGCCGCACGACGTGGCGCAGATTCAGGAGGCAGCCCAGCTTATGTACTACGGAGGCGACTTTGCAGAACTGCTGCTCGTGATCGCTTTCTTTGCCTCCTGGTACCAGCGCCGGAATCCACATGCCTTTAAGCTGCAGCCAGTATAA
- a CDS encoding alkene reductase, translated as MENQALLQPIKLHDLELNNRVIMAPMTRSRADNEGSVPNDLMVTYYRQRAGAGLIVSEGSPISRQAVGYINTPGIYTQEQVEGWKKVTEAVHDEGGKIFLQLWHVGRMSHPDFHNGELPVGPSAINPNDKSFTPQGFKDTVTPRELAVPEIKQIVQDFKTAAKNAIEAGFDGVEVHASNGYLLHQFFVTTANTRTDEYGGSKENRSKILFEVLDAIKEVVPAEKVGVRLNPSLHGGFGITVDENTIPTYDYIIEQLNKYSLAYLHLTEASPAVKDVPHIELNIAKRYRPIYKGNLIINGGFTQESGNEVIEAGDADMVAYGVPFIANPDLPERFTQDAELQKPDTSKFYAPGAEGYIDYPTLEEVNA; from the coding sequence ATGGAAAACCAAGCATTATTACAACCGATAAAACTACACGACCTGGAGCTGAACAACCGGGTGATCATGGCTCCGATGACACGCAGCCGCGCCGACAACGAAGGCAGTGTGCCCAACGACCTGATGGTAACCTACTACCGCCAGCGCGCCGGTGCCGGACTGATCGTTTCTGAGGGATCACCTATTTCAAGACAGGCTGTTGGCTACATTAACACGCCTGGTATTTATACTCAGGAGCAGGTGGAAGGCTGGAAGAAAGTAACCGAGGCGGTACACGACGAAGGCGGAAAGATTTTCCTGCAGTTGTGGCACGTAGGGCGTATGTCGCACCCCGATTTCCATAACGGCGAACTTCCGGTGGGCCCTTCGGCCATCAACCCGAACGATAAGTCTTTCACGCCCCAGGGCTTTAAGGATACGGTTACGCCACGCGAACTGGCAGTACCTGAGATCAAGCAGATTGTGCAGGATTTTAAAACCGCAGCCAAAAACGCCATTGAAGCTGGCTTCGACGGGGTGGAGGTGCATGCCTCAAACGGTTACCTGCTCCACCAGTTCTTCGTGACTACCGCCAACACCCGCACTGACGAGTACGGTGGTTCAAAAGAAAACCGCAGCAAAATACTTTTTGAGGTGTTGGATGCCATCAAAGAAGTAGTGCCGGCAGAGAAAGTAGGCGTGCGCCTGAACCCGAGCCTGCACGGCGGCTTTGGTATTACGGTGGATGAGAACACCATCCCTACCTACGACTATATAATTGAGCAGCTGAACAAGTATAGCCTGGCTTACCTGCACCTGACGGAAGCTTCGCCGGCTGTGAAGGATGTGCCGCACATTGAGTTGAATATTGCCAAGCGTTACCGCCCGATCTACAAAGGCAACCTGATCATCAACGGCGGCTTTACGCAGGAATCAGGCAACGAGGTAATTGAGGCAGGTGACGCCGACATGGTAGCGTACGGCGTGCCATTCATCGCCAACCCCGACCTGCCGGAGCGCTTTACACAGGATGCAGAGCTGCAGAAGCCCGACACCAGCAAGTTCTATGCGCCCGGTGCCGAAGGTTACATCGACTATCCTACGCTGGAGGAAGTGAACGCCTAA
- a CDS encoding aldo/keto reductase: MKDITIKGATIPALGFGTYQLDNTTANEMVQAALETGYRHIDTAQMYGNEEGVGKAINASAVNREEVFLTTKVLPSNLGRQTFLPSVEESLRKLKVDAVDLLLIHWPNSDVPVEEYIGELVKAQEKGYTKHIGVSNHTTALLNKVLATGANIITNQVEYHPFLNQDKLYNYLRQHDLSLTAYSPIAQGQVMGNETLKSIGGKYGKSEVQVTLRWLIQQDGVMAIPKSGKESHMKSNFDIFDFELTQDEVQQVNKLTQQNNRLINPSFAPDWD; the protein is encoded by the coding sequence ATGAAAGACATCACTATAAAAGGAGCCACCATACCAGCGTTGGGCTTCGGCACGTACCAGCTGGATAATACCACAGCAAACGAAATGGTGCAGGCGGCCCTTGAAACCGGCTACCGCCACATCGACACCGCCCAGATGTACGGGAACGAAGAAGGTGTGGGCAAGGCCATTAACGCATCAGCCGTGAACCGCGAGGAAGTGTTCCTGACAACGAAGGTGCTGCCTTCTAACCTGGGCAGGCAAACGTTTCTGCCTTCGGTAGAGGAAAGCTTAAGGAAGCTGAAAGTAGATGCCGTAGACCTGCTGTTGATTCACTGGCCAAACTCGGATGTTCCTGTGGAAGAATACATTGGCGAGCTGGTAAAGGCGCAGGAAAAAGGCTATACCAAACACATCGGCGTGAGTAACCACACCACTGCCCTGTTAAATAAAGTACTGGCCACAGGTGCCAACATCATCACCAACCAAGTGGAATACCACCCTTTCCTGAACCAGGACAAACTCTACAACTACCTGCGCCAGCACGACCTTTCGCTGACGGCCTATAGCCCGATTGCACAAGGCCAGGTGATGGGTAACGAGACGCTGAAAAGCATCGGCGGCAAGTATGGCAAAAGCGAAGTACAGGTAACGCTGCGCTGGCTCATACAGCAGGACGGCGTAATGGCTATCCCAAAGAGTGGCAAGGAATCGCACATGAAATCTAACTTCGACATTTTCGACTTTGAGCTGACACAGGACGAGGTGCAGCAGGTAAACAAGCTGACGCAGCAAAATAACCGCCTCATCAACCCTTCCTTCGCCCCGGATTGGGACTAA
- a CDS encoding MarR family winged helix-turn-helix transcriptional regulator, whose amino-acid sequence MRIEDEIHQKEFKNDYRRLMANLLFTNNWLNQQMTPFFKELGLTLQQHNVLAILRGQHPNPVCFGDIQNRMVDRNSNVTRLIDKLIEKGYVTRDICQSNRRMIEVRLTEKGTEKLQEVDAKFPQLFASFENLTTEEAVLASNLLDKLRG is encoded by the coding sequence ATGCGAATAGAAGACGAAATACACCAGAAGGAGTTCAAGAACGATTACCGCCGTTTGATGGCCAACCTGTTGTTTACAAACAACTGGCTGAACCAGCAGATGACGCCGTTCTTTAAGGAGCTGGGCCTGACGCTGCAGCAGCACAACGTGCTGGCGATTCTGCGCGGCCAGCACCCCAACCCCGTGTGCTTCGGCGATATTCAGAACCGCATGGTAGACCGCAACTCCAATGTGACCCGCCTCATTGACAAATTAATCGAGAAAGGCTACGTTACCCGTGATATCTGCCAGAGCAACCGCCGCATGATCGAGGTGCGCCTGACGGAGAAAGGCACAGAGAAACTGCAGGAGGTAGATGCAAAGTTTCCACAACTTTTTGCCAGCTTTGAAAACCTTACAACCGAGGAAGCTGTTCTTGCCAGCAACCTGTTGGATAAACTACGCGGCTAG